From the genome of Populus alba chromosome 10, ASM523922v2, whole genome shotgun sequence, one region includes:
- the LOC118036963 gene encoding epoxide hydrolase 3, whose amino-acid sequence MASSVEHRTINVNGINIHVAIKGPENAPVILFIHGFPQLWYSWRHQIEALSSLGYRAVAPDLRGYGDTDAPAEVTSYTVLHVVGDLIGLLDVVAPNQESVFVVGHDWGALMAWHLALFRPDRVKALVNLSVLFNPRNPSRKVIATLKAVYGDDYYINRFQEPGEIEADFAEIGTEKVLQEFLTYRTPAPLFLPKGQGFNGKPLDTPVVLPSWLSEEDVKYYTSKFEQKGFTGGLNYYRNLDRNWELTAPWTGAQIKVPVKFIVGDQDLTYNSLGAKDYIAKGGLKRDVPFLQDIVVMEGVGHFINEEKPEEISKHIYDFFQKF is encoded by the exons GTAGAACACAGAACCATTAATGTCAATGGCATTAATATTCATGTAGCAATCAAAGGTCCAGAGAATGCCCCAGTTATTCTCTTCATCCATGGATTCCCTCAACTATGGTATTCCTGGAGACACCAGATTGAGGCTCTATCCTCACTTGGCTACAGAGCTGTGGCACCGGACTTGAGAGGGTATGGTGACACAGATGCGCCAGCTGAAGTTACAAGCTACACCGTTCTCCATGTGGTTGGTGATTTGATTGGGTTGCTTGATGTTGTAGCTCCGAATCAAGAGAGTGTTTTTGTTGTGGGACATGATTGGGGTGCTTTGATGGCTTGGCATTTGGCTTTGTTTAGACCAGATAGAGTTAAAGCTTTGGTTAACTTGAGCGTTTTGTTTAATCCAAGGAATCCCAGTAGGAAAGTTATTGCGACTTTGAAGGCTGTTTATGGTGACGATTATTATATTAACAGATTCCAG GAGCCTGGAGAGATTGAAGCTGATTTTGCAGAGATAGGTACGGAGAAAGTTCTCCAGGAATTCTTAACCTACCGCACTCCAGCTCCTCTCTTTTTACCTAAAGGCCAAGGGTTTAATGGAAAGCCTCTGGACACTCCAGTTGTCTTACCCTCTTGGTTGTCTGAAGAAGATGTCAAGTACTACACCAGCAAGTTTGAGCAGAAAGGCTTTACTGGAGGATTGAACTATTACCGAAATCTTGACCG GAACTGGGAACTTACCGCACCATGGACTGGAGCTCAAATAAAAGTTCCGGTCAAGTTTATCGTGGGTGATCAAGACCTCACCTATAATTCTCTCGGTGCCAAGGATTATATAGCCAAGGGCGGGTTAAAACGAGACGTTCCATTTCTACAGGACATAGTTGTGATGGAAGGTGTGGGTCATTTTATCAATGAAGAGAAACCTGAAGAGATCAGTAAGCACATTTACGACTTCTTTCAAAAGTTCTAG